From a single Streptomyces sp. NBC_01264 genomic region:
- a CDS encoding alcohol dehydrogenase catalytic domain-containing protein, with translation MASGEMSAAVLRALGKPLEIETRIRPVPGPGQALIRVRAAGLCHTDLHLAEGSAVTPPLPIVLGHEIAGEIAEIGPGVDARPGDRVLAYYYEGCGHCTWCADGSENLCPAPAAKVGFDSDGGLCEYYLAGAGSLVPIADTVSFAEAAVLGCSGTTAVRVVRSVARTAPGETLVVIGAGGVGLAVVQVAVADGARVIAVDPHAPSREQARRYGAHTVIDPLAGDPVAAVHAATAAAGSGAGCDVVVDTVGNAHTPGQAVRMTGTRGRVVLVGYTGRPATLDVLDVVVRETEIRGSVGATLADAHTVMRMAEAGLIRGHVEAEYPLDQVNEALTRLAAGEVTGRLVVTP, from the coding sequence ATGGCCAGCGGTGAGATGTCGGCAGCGGTGCTCCGGGCCCTGGGCAAGCCCCTCGAGATCGAAACCAGGATCCGGCCCGTCCCCGGCCCCGGCCAGGCCCTGATCCGGGTCAGGGCGGCCGGCCTGTGCCACACCGACCTCCACCTGGCCGAGGGCTCCGCGGTCACCCCGCCGCTGCCCATCGTCCTGGGCCACGAGATCGCCGGCGAGATCGCCGAGATCGGCCCGGGTGTCGATGCCCGTCCGGGCGACCGGGTCCTCGCGTACTACTACGAGGGCTGCGGCCACTGCACCTGGTGCGCGGACGGCTCGGAGAACCTCTGCCCGGCCCCCGCGGCCAAGGTCGGCTTCGACTCCGACGGCGGACTGTGCGAGTACTACCTGGCGGGCGCCGGCTCCCTCGTGCCGATCGCGGACACGGTCTCCTTCGCCGAGGCCGCCGTCCTCGGCTGCTCGGGAACGACCGCCGTACGCGTCGTCCGGTCCGTGGCCCGTACCGCTCCCGGCGAGACCCTCGTGGTCATCGGCGCGGGTGGGGTCGGCCTCGCCGTCGTCCAGGTCGCCGTCGCCGACGGGGCCCGCGTCATCGCCGTCGACCCCCACGCCCCGAGCCGGGAACAGGCCCGCCGGTACGGGGCCCACACCGTGATCGACCCGCTGGCGGGCGACCCGGTGGCCGCCGTCCACGCCGCGACGGCCGCGGCGGGGTCGGGGGCCGGCTGCGACGTGGTGGTCGACACGGTCGGCAACGCGCACACCCCCGGCCAGGCCGTACGCATGACGGGAACCCGCGGCCGCGTCGTCCTGGTCGGCTACACGGGCAGGCCCGCGACCCTCGACGTCCTCGACGTGGTCGTACGGGAGACCGAGATCCGCGGCTCCGTCGGCGCCACCCTCGCCGACGCGCACACCGTGATGCGGATGGCCGAAGCGGGCCTCATCCGCGGGCACGTGGAAGCCGAGTACCCCCTGGACCAGGTCAACGAGGCCCTGACCCGGCTCGCCGCGGGGGAGGTCACGGGACGCCTGGTCGTCACTCCCTGA